The DNA region CTGATGCATCCATTGATCGCCGCCATCATCATGCCCGTGGGCTCCGTGCTCTCACTGGCGATCGTTGCTGGCAGCTTCCGCCAATTGCGGCGGTAGCGAGGGTGATGGCGGCGTGTCCCGGACTAGTTTGCTTTTTCGATGTCGGGCAGGATCCATCTGCGATCGAGGAATGGCTTTTCGGGTGAGTAGAGGCGGAAGTAGGGAAACCAAGCCTTGCCGGCCACGGTCGGGATCCAGTTCTTTGCAGCATCTCCCTCTGGCTTGTCCGGCCCCATGTAGATGGTCACTGATCCATCGGCGTTCGGGTGGAGGTCCATGCGGGATGAACGGTCAGCGATTTGGTGTTCGTTGACCAGCAGGCAGCGCGTGGCCACATCGTAGAGGGTGATCGACCAAAAGGCTTTGGCGGGGGCGTTTGGCGGGACGTGGAGTTGGTAGTTGGTTCCTCCGTCGAGCCAATCTCCGTCCTTGTCTTTGTAAGTGGCGAGGTAGACTTGCCCTTTACCGGTTTTCTGGCCGTGCATGGCGATGTCGTTGGTGACGGCTTCATAGAACCAAGCTGCGCGGCCGTCCAAGGCGTCGTAATGTTCGCGGCGCTGATCCGGCGGGGAGACCGTGGCAAATTCCCACTGGGATCCATCGACGTAGTGGGCATCCTCCATCCGTTTGACGAAGTCATTGGCTTTTGCCATCGCTTCGCCGACCAGCGCAGCCTCGGTGAGGATCTTGGTTTGGCGATCATTCGGAGTGAATGGTTTGCCTTTCTCGATTCCCAGTGGTTTGAGCATGGCGAGGAAGAGGCGATCGCGCTCAAACACAGGCTCACGGTCGATGATCTCAGCCAGGCGGGTCCAATACTCCATGCCGCGAGGTTGGGCTGCCAGCCATGGTTTTCCATCCGGCGTGATGAAGCCACGAGGTTTTGGGGCGTCCCGCTCGCTCCATGGGTAGATGGCAATTTGCTCAAGTAGAGCCATACGATCGGCTTTCTCTTTCGGCATGAGTCTGATCCCCAGCAGAAGGCTGTTGGTCGGCGATTGGTAGACTTTGAACCCTTCGGCTTCAGCATCTTCCGGCACGTCCTGTCCGGGGGCGACAAAGAGGTATTTGCCGGGCTCGGTGATCTGAGTGATGCCAAT from Sulfuriroseicoccus oceanibius includes:
- a CDS encoding DUF1254 domain-containing protein translates to MKAPSTLLLAGTLVTLTLGAPAEPESIDTRIGKLEFTHDFANGYPTDETVDALFNELDFQRACQTYLWALPLVSMAQWQYAHEQQLGAENGQIILFESYQDKLGGLTYNATTPYALPFINLVEGPWIVIMPKGEVRGAAHDMWQIGITQITEPGKYLFVAPGQDVPEDAEAEGFKVYQSPTNSLLLGIRLMPKEKADRMALLEQIAIYPWSERDAPKPRGFITPDGKPWLAAQPRGMEYWTRLAEIIDREPVFERDRLFLAMLKPLGIEKGKPFTPNDRQTKILTEAALVGEAMAKANDFVKRMEDAHYVDGSQWEFATVSPPDQRREHYDALDGRAAWFYEAVTNDIAMHGQKTGKGQVYLATYKDKDGDWLDGGTNYQLHVPPNAPAKAFWSITLYDVATRCLLVNEHQIADRSSRMDLHPNADGSVTIYMGPDKPEGDAAKNWIPTVAGKAWFPYFRLYSPEKPFLDRRWILPDIEKAN